From a single Hypomesus transpacificus isolate Combined female chromosome 14, fHypTra1, whole genome shotgun sequence genomic region:
- the tle3a gene encoding transducin-like enhancer protein 3-A isoform X9: MYPQGRHPAPHQPGQPGFKFTVAESCDRIKDEFQFLQAQYHSLKVEYDKLANEKTEMQRHYVMYYEMSYGLNIEMHKQTEIAKRLNAILAQIMPFLSQEHQQQVAQAVERAKQVTMTELNAIIGQQQLQAQHLSHAAHGPPIQLPPHPSGLQPPGIPPVTGAGSGLLALGALGSQAHLPVKDEKNHHDLEHRESTNNSISPSDSLRTASEKHRSSSDYNMDSKKRKVEEKDSMSRYDSDGDKSDDLVVDVSNEDPATPRASPAHSPPENGIDKPRPPKKDTPTSPASVASSGSTPSSKTKEHSQNDKSSTPGLKSNTPTPRSEGPTPGTSTTPGLRPILGKPTGMEALAAPALRTPLSIAGSYPTPFAMMGHPDMNGGLTSPYAGLHISPQMSAAAAAAYGRSPMGFDPHTHMRAPGLPASLTSISGGKPAYSFHVSADGQMQPVPFPPDALIGPGIPRHARQINTLSHGEVVCAVTISNPTRHVYTGGKGCVKIWDISQPGSKSPVSQLDCLNRDNYIRSCKLLPDGRTLIVGGEASTLTIWDLASQTPRIKAELTSSAPACYALAISPDAKVCFSCCSDGNIAVWDLHNQTLVRQFQGHTDGASCIDISHDGTKLWTGGLDNTVRSWDLREGRQLQQHDFTSQIFSLGYCPTGEWLAVGMESSNVEVLHHTKPDKYQLHLHESCVLSLKFAYCGKWFVSTGKDNLLNAWRTPYGASIFQSKESSSVLSCDISADDKYIVTGSGDKKATVYEVIY, encoded by the exons ATGTATCCCCAGGGCCGCCATCCA GCACCGCACCAGCCTGGGCAACCCGGGTTCAAATTCACAGTAGCAGAGTCTTGCGATAGGATAAAAGATGAGTTTCAGTTCCTTCAAGCCCAGTACCACAG TCTTAAGGTGGAGTACGACAAATTGGCCAATGAGAAGACAGAGATGCAGCGTCACTATGTCATG TATTATGAAATGTCCTATGGTCTGAACATCGAGATGCATAAACAG aCTGAAATTGCCAAACGGCTTAACGCAATTTTAGCTCAAATTATGCCTTTTCTGTCACAAGAG caccagcagcaggtTGCCCAGGCTGTTGAGCGTGCTAAGCAGGTGACTATGACAGAGCTGAATGCTATCATCGGG cagcagcagctccaggcACAGCACCTCTCCCACGCTGCCCACGGCCCTCCCATCCagcttcccccccacccctcgggCCTGCAGCCCCCCGGCATCCCCCCGGTGACGGGCGCGGGCTCCGGCCTCCTGGCCCTGGGAGCCCTGGGCAGCCAGGCTCACCTGCCCGTGAAGGACGAGAAGAACCACCACGATCTGGAGCAcagag AGAGCACG AACAACTCGATATCCCCCTCGGACAGCCTGCGCACGGCCAGCGAGAAACACCGCAGCTCCTCCGACTACAACATGGACTCCAAGAAACGCAaagtggaggagaaggacagcATGAGTCGATAC GACAGCGACGGCGATAAGAGCGATGACCTGGTCGTCGACGTGTCCAATGAG gaccCCGCCACCCCACGGGCCAGCCCCGCCCACTCGCCCCCGGAGAACGGCATCGACAAACCGCGGCCCCCGAAGAAAGACACGCCCACCAGCCCGGCGTCTGTGGCGTCCTCTGGCAGCACACCGTCCTCCAAGACCAAAGAGCACAGCCAA aATGACAAGTCGTCAACGCCTGGTCTCAAGTCCAACACGCCCACCCCCCGCAGCGAGGGCCCCACCCCTGGCACCAGCACCACCCCTGGGCTGCGGCCCATCCTGGGCAAGCCCACGGGCATGGAGGCTCTGG CTGCCCCTGCTCTGCGGACGCCCCTGTCCATCGCAGGCTCCTACCCGACCCCCTTCGCCATGATGGGCCACCCGGACATGAACGGCGGTCTGACCAGCCCGTATGCAGGcctccacatctcccctcaGATGAGCGCCGCCGCTGCCGCCGCCTACGGACGATCGCCAATG GGCTTCGATCCGCACACCCACATGAGAGCTCCcggcctgccagccagcctcacctccatctCTGGGGGCAAGCC ggCCTACTCCTTCCACGTCAGCGCCGACGGGCAGATGCAGCCCGTGCCCTTCCCCCCCGACGCCCTGATTGGCCCGGGCATCCCGCGCCACGCTCGCCAGATCAACACGCTCAGCCACGGCGAGGTGGTGTGTGCCGTCACCATCAGCAACCCCACGCGCCACGTCTACACGGGGGGCAAGGGCTGCGTCAAGATCTGGGACATCAGCCAGCCGGGCAGCAAGAGTCCCGTGTCCCAGCTGGACTGCCTG AACCGGGATAACTACATCCGCTCCTGCAAGCTGCTGCCAGACGGCCGCACATTGATCGTGGGCGGGGAGGCCAGCACGCTGACCATCTGGGACCTGGCCTCCCAGACGCCGCGCATCAAGGCAGAGCTCACCTCCTCCGCCCCGGCCTGCTACGCCCTGGCCATCAGCCCCGACGCCAAGGTCTGCTTCTCCTGCTGCTCCGACGGCAACATCGCCGTCTGGGACCTCCACAACCAGACCCTGGTCAG gCAGTTCCAGGGCCACACAGACGGTGCTAGCTGCATCGACATCTCCCATGACGGCACCAAGCTGTGGACCGGCGGCTTGGATAACACAGTGCGCTCCTGGGACCTGAGAGAGGGCaggcagctgcagcagcacgACTTCACCTCCCAG ATCTTCTCCCTGGGTTACTGTCCGACGGGCGAGTGGCTGGCGGTGGGGATGGAGAGCAGCAACGTGGAGGTGCTCCACCACACCAAGCCTGACAAGTACCAGCTGCACCTGCACGAGAGCTGCGTCCTCTCCCTCAAGTTTGCCTACTGCG GTAAATGGTTCGTGAGCACTGGGAAGGACAACCTGTTGAACGCTTGGAGGACTCCTTACGGCGCCAGCATATTCCAG tcCAAGGAATCCTCCTCAGTCCTCAGCTGCGACATCTCAGCGGACGACAAGTACATTGTGACGGGCTCCGGTGACAAGAAGGCTACAGTGTACGAGGTGATTTACTAG
- the tle3a gene encoding transducin-like enhancer protein 3-A isoform X10 translates to MYPQGRHPAPHQPGQPGFKFTVAESCDRIKDEFQFLQAQYHSLKVEYDKLANEKTEMQRHYVMYYEMSYGLNIEMHKQTEIAKRLNAILAQIMPFLSQEHQQQVAQAVERAKQVTMTELNAIIGQQLQAQHLSHAAHGPPIQLPPHPSGLQPPGIPPVTGAGSGLLALGALGSQAHLPVKDEKNHHDLEHRESTNNSISPSDSLRTASEKHRSSSDYNMDSKKRKVEEKDSMSRYDSDGDKSDDLVVDVSNEDPATPRASPAHSPPENGIDKPRPPKKDTPTSPASVASSGSTPSSKTKEHSQNDKSSTPGLKSNTPTPRSEGPTPGTSTTPGLRPILGKPTGMEALAAPALRTPLSIAGSYPTPFAMMGHPDMNGGLTSPYAGLHISPQMSAAAAAAYGRSPMGFDPHTHMRAPGLPASLTSISGGKPAYSFHVSADGQMQPVPFPPDALIGPGIPRHARQINTLSHGEVVCAVTISNPTRHVYTGGKGCVKIWDISQPGSKSPVSQLDCLNRDNYIRSCKLLPDGRTLIVGGEASTLTIWDLASQTPRIKAELTSSAPACYALAISPDAKVCFSCCSDGNIAVWDLHNQTLVRQFQGHTDGASCIDISHDGTKLWTGGLDNTVRSWDLREGRQLQQHDFTSQIFSLGYCPTGEWLAVGMESSNVEVLHHTKPDKYQLHLHESCVLSLKFAYCGKWFVSTGKDNLLNAWRTPYGASIFQSKESSSVLSCDISADDKYIVTGSGDKKATVYEVIY, encoded by the exons ATGTATCCCCAGGGCCGCCATCCA GCACCGCACCAGCCTGGGCAACCCGGGTTCAAATTCACAGTAGCAGAGTCTTGCGATAGGATAAAAGATGAGTTTCAGTTCCTTCAAGCCCAGTACCACAG TCTTAAGGTGGAGTACGACAAATTGGCCAATGAGAAGACAGAGATGCAGCGTCACTATGTCATG TATTATGAAATGTCCTATGGTCTGAACATCGAGATGCATAAACAG aCTGAAATTGCCAAACGGCTTAACGCAATTTTAGCTCAAATTATGCCTTTTCTGTCACAAGAG caccagcagcaggtTGCCCAGGCTGTTGAGCGTGCTAAGCAGGTGACTATGACAGAGCTGAATGCTATCATCGGG cagcagctccaggcACAGCACCTCTCCCACGCTGCCCACGGCCCTCCCATCCagcttcccccccacccctcgggCCTGCAGCCCCCCGGCATCCCCCCGGTGACGGGCGCGGGCTCCGGCCTCCTGGCCCTGGGAGCCCTGGGCAGCCAGGCTCACCTGCCCGTGAAGGACGAGAAGAACCACCACGATCTGGAGCAcagag AGAGCACG AACAACTCGATATCCCCCTCGGACAGCCTGCGCACGGCCAGCGAGAAACACCGCAGCTCCTCCGACTACAACATGGACTCCAAGAAACGCAaagtggaggagaaggacagcATGAGTCGATAC GACAGCGACGGCGATAAGAGCGATGACCTGGTCGTCGACGTGTCCAATGAG gaccCCGCCACCCCACGGGCCAGCCCCGCCCACTCGCCCCCGGAGAACGGCATCGACAAACCGCGGCCCCCGAAGAAAGACACGCCCACCAGCCCGGCGTCTGTGGCGTCCTCTGGCAGCACACCGTCCTCCAAGACCAAAGAGCACAGCCAA aATGACAAGTCGTCAACGCCTGGTCTCAAGTCCAACACGCCCACCCCCCGCAGCGAGGGCCCCACCCCTGGCACCAGCACCACCCCTGGGCTGCGGCCCATCCTGGGCAAGCCCACGGGCATGGAGGCTCTGG CTGCCCCTGCTCTGCGGACGCCCCTGTCCATCGCAGGCTCCTACCCGACCCCCTTCGCCATGATGGGCCACCCGGACATGAACGGCGGTCTGACCAGCCCGTATGCAGGcctccacatctcccctcaGATGAGCGCCGCCGCTGCCGCCGCCTACGGACGATCGCCAATG GGCTTCGATCCGCACACCCACATGAGAGCTCCcggcctgccagccagcctcacctccatctCTGGGGGCAAGCC ggCCTACTCCTTCCACGTCAGCGCCGACGGGCAGATGCAGCCCGTGCCCTTCCCCCCCGACGCCCTGATTGGCCCGGGCATCCCGCGCCACGCTCGCCAGATCAACACGCTCAGCCACGGCGAGGTGGTGTGTGCCGTCACCATCAGCAACCCCACGCGCCACGTCTACACGGGGGGCAAGGGCTGCGTCAAGATCTGGGACATCAGCCAGCCGGGCAGCAAGAGTCCCGTGTCCCAGCTGGACTGCCTG AACCGGGATAACTACATCCGCTCCTGCAAGCTGCTGCCAGACGGCCGCACATTGATCGTGGGCGGGGAGGCCAGCACGCTGACCATCTGGGACCTGGCCTCCCAGACGCCGCGCATCAAGGCAGAGCTCACCTCCTCCGCCCCGGCCTGCTACGCCCTGGCCATCAGCCCCGACGCCAAGGTCTGCTTCTCCTGCTGCTCCGACGGCAACATCGCCGTCTGGGACCTCCACAACCAGACCCTGGTCAG gCAGTTCCAGGGCCACACAGACGGTGCTAGCTGCATCGACATCTCCCATGACGGCACCAAGCTGTGGACCGGCGGCTTGGATAACACAGTGCGCTCCTGGGACCTGAGAGAGGGCaggcagctgcagcagcacgACTTCACCTCCCAG ATCTTCTCCCTGGGTTACTGTCCGACGGGCGAGTGGCTGGCGGTGGGGATGGAGAGCAGCAACGTGGAGGTGCTCCACCACACCAAGCCTGACAAGTACCAGCTGCACCTGCACGAGAGCTGCGTCCTCTCCCTCAAGTTTGCCTACTGCG GTAAATGGTTCGTGAGCACTGGGAAGGACAACCTGTTGAACGCTTGGAGGACTCCTTACGGCGCCAGCATATTCCAG tcCAAGGAATCCTCCTCAGTCCTCAGCTGCGACATCTCAGCGGACGACAAGTACATTGTGACGGGCTCCGGTGACAAGAAGGCTACAGTGTACGAGGTGATTTACTAG
- the tle3a gene encoding transducin-like enhancer protein 3-A isoform X11 produces the protein MPFLSQEHQQQVAQAVERAKQVTMTELNAIIGVRGLPNLPLTQQQQAVHPAALMQQQLQAQHLSHAAHGPPIQLPPHPSGLQPPGIPPVTGAGSGLLALGALGSQAHLPVKDEKNHHDLEHRESTNNSISPSDSLRTASEKHRSSSDYNMDSKKRKVEEKDSMSRYDSDGDKSDDLVVDVSNEDPATPRASPAHSPPENGIDKPRPPKKDTPTSPASVASSGSTPSSKTKEHSQNDKSSTPGLKSNTPTPRSEGPTPGTSTTPGLRPILGKPTGMEALAAPALRTPLSIAGSYPTPFAMMGHPDMNGGLTSPYAGLHISPQMSAAAAAAYGRSPMGFDPHTHMRAPGLPASLTSISGGKPAYSFHVSADGQMQPVPFPPDALIGPGIPRHARQINTLSHGEVVCAVTISNPTRHVYTGGKGCVKIWDISQPGSKSPVSQLDCLNRDNYIRSCKLLPDGRTLIVGGEASTLTIWDLASQTPRIKAELTSSAPACYALAISPDAKVCFSCCSDGNIAVWDLHNQTLVRQFQGHTDGASCIDISHDGTKLWTGGLDNTVRSWDLREGRQLQQHDFTSQIFSLGYCPTGEWLAVGMESSNVEVLHHTKPDKYQLHLHESCVLSLKFAYCGKWFVSTGKDNLLNAWRTPYGASIFQSKESSSVLSCDISADDKYIVTGSGDKKATVYEVIY, from the exons ATGCCTTTTCTGTCACAAGAG caccagcagcaggtTGCCCAGGCTGTTGAGCGTGCTAAGCAGGTGACTATGACAGAGCTGAATGCTATCATCGGGGTACGTGGACTTCCCAATCTGCCCCTCACC cagcagcagcaggctgtcCACCCAGCAGCTCTCATG cagcagcagctccaggcACAGCACCTCTCCCACGCTGCCCACGGCCCTCCCATCCagcttcccccccacccctcgggCCTGCAGCCCCCCGGCATCCCCCCGGTGACGGGCGCGGGCTCCGGCCTCCTGGCCCTGGGAGCCCTGGGCAGCCAGGCTCACCTGCCCGTGAAGGACGAGAAGAACCACCACGATCTGGAGCAcagag AGAGCACG AACAACTCGATATCCCCCTCGGACAGCCTGCGCACGGCCAGCGAGAAACACCGCAGCTCCTCCGACTACAACATGGACTCCAAGAAACGCAaagtggaggagaaggacagcATGAGTCGATAC GACAGCGACGGCGATAAGAGCGATGACCTGGTCGTCGACGTGTCCAATGAG gaccCCGCCACCCCACGGGCCAGCCCCGCCCACTCGCCCCCGGAGAACGGCATCGACAAACCGCGGCCCCCGAAGAAAGACACGCCCACCAGCCCGGCGTCTGTGGCGTCCTCTGGCAGCACACCGTCCTCCAAGACCAAAGAGCACAGCCAA aATGACAAGTCGTCAACGCCTGGTCTCAAGTCCAACACGCCCACCCCCCGCAGCGAGGGCCCCACCCCTGGCACCAGCACCACCCCTGGGCTGCGGCCCATCCTGGGCAAGCCCACGGGCATGGAGGCTCTGG CTGCCCCTGCTCTGCGGACGCCCCTGTCCATCGCAGGCTCCTACCCGACCCCCTTCGCCATGATGGGCCACCCGGACATGAACGGCGGTCTGACCAGCCCGTATGCAGGcctccacatctcccctcaGATGAGCGCCGCCGCTGCCGCCGCCTACGGACGATCGCCAATG GGCTTCGATCCGCACACCCACATGAGAGCTCCcggcctgccagccagcctcacctccatctCTGGGGGCAAGCC ggCCTACTCCTTCCACGTCAGCGCCGACGGGCAGATGCAGCCCGTGCCCTTCCCCCCCGACGCCCTGATTGGCCCGGGCATCCCGCGCCACGCTCGCCAGATCAACACGCTCAGCCACGGCGAGGTGGTGTGTGCCGTCACCATCAGCAACCCCACGCGCCACGTCTACACGGGGGGCAAGGGCTGCGTCAAGATCTGGGACATCAGCCAGCCGGGCAGCAAGAGTCCCGTGTCCCAGCTGGACTGCCTG AACCGGGATAACTACATCCGCTCCTGCAAGCTGCTGCCAGACGGCCGCACATTGATCGTGGGCGGGGAGGCCAGCACGCTGACCATCTGGGACCTGGCCTCCCAGACGCCGCGCATCAAGGCAGAGCTCACCTCCTCCGCCCCGGCCTGCTACGCCCTGGCCATCAGCCCCGACGCCAAGGTCTGCTTCTCCTGCTGCTCCGACGGCAACATCGCCGTCTGGGACCTCCACAACCAGACCCTGGTCAG gCAGTTCCAGGGCCACACAGACGGTGCTAGCTGCATCGACATCTCCCATGACGGCACCAAGCTGTGGACCGGCGGCTTGGATAACACAGTGCGCTCCTGGGACCTGAGAGAGGGCaggcagctgcagcagcacgACTTCACCTCCCAG ATCTTCTCCCTGGGTTACTGTCCGACGGGCGAGTGGCTGGCGGTGGGGATGGAGAGCAGCAACGTGGAGGTGCTCCACCACACCAAGCCTGACAAGTACCAGCTGCACCTGCACGAGAGCTGCGTCCTCTCCCTCAAGTTTGCCTACTGCG GTAAATGGTTCGTGAGCACTGGGAAGGACAACCTGTTGAACGCTTGGAGGACTCCTTACGGCGCCAGCATATTCCAG tcCAAGGAATCCTCCTCAGTCCTCAGCTGCGACATCTCAGCGGACGACAAGTACATTGTGACGGGCTCCGGTGACAAGAAGGCTACAGTGTACGAGGTGATTTACTAG